Proteins encoded together in one Lathamus discolor isolate bLatDis1 chromosome 3, bLatDis1.hap1, whole genome shotgun sequence window:
- the NIF3L1 gene encoding NIF3-like protein 1, with product MLLPGAQLLHRPLRCIRALGHLPSRSLMDAGELVSALNDFASLSLAESWDNVGLLVEPSPPHVVNTLFLTNDLTEEVMEEAVQKKADLILSYHPPVFTPLKRVTWKTWKERLVVRALEHRIGIYSPHTAYDAIPHGVNDWLAKGLGACTSIPLRPSTAPSCPAEGTHRIEFCTDNTEHLDTVLSKIKDIQEISCLTTLPARVEGEEQIRVSLNCSQKALLKVMALLSQNSLYERTEILLLQKPLLPHTGMGRLCTLSEPVSLLDITERIKSHLKLPHIRLAMGMGKTLESPVKKTALCAGSGSSVLKGVEADLYLTGEMSHHDVLDAVANGISVILCEHSNTERGFLTELRDMLAIHLQNKVNIIVSEKDRDPLKVV from the exons atgctgctgcctggggcGCAGCTGCTTCACCGTCCTCTGCGCTGCATCCGTGCTTTGGGCCACCTGCCCTCACGCTCCCTCATGGATGCCGGTGAGCTGGTTTCAGCCCTGAATGATTTTGCATCCCTCTCTCTGGCTGAAAGCTGGGACAATGTGGGCTTGCTGGTGGAACCGAGTCCTCCCCACGTTGTGAACACCCTCTTCCTCACTAACGATCTCACCGAGGAAGTGATGGAAGAGGCAGTGCAGAAGAAGGCAGACCTTATTCTGTCTTACCACCCTCCTGTATTCACACCACTCAAGCGAGTAACGTGGAAGACCTGGAAGGAACGGCTAGTTGTCCGAGCCCTGGAGCACAGAATTGGGATTTACTCTCCGCATACAGCATACGATGCCATACCTCACGGAGTCAATGACTGGCTAGCAAAGGGACTTG GTGCCTGTACTTCCATTCCACTGCGTCCATCAACTGCGCCAAGCTGTCCAGCTGAGGGTACTCACCGGATAGAATTCTGCACAGACAACACTGAGCATCTAGACACAGTGCTGTCCAAAATCAAAGATATCCAAGAGATCTCATGTCTCACTACTCTCCCTGCCAG GGTTGAAGGTGAGGAGCAAATAAGAGTCAGTTTGAACTGCTCTCAGAAAGCACTGTTGAAGGTGATGGCATTATTGTCCCAGAACAGCCTTTATGAGAGGACCGAGATTCTCTTATTACAAAAG cctctgcttcctcatACTGGAATGGGACGTCTGTGCACACTGAGCGAGCCAGTGTCCTTGTTGGACATAACTGAGCGTATCAAAAGCCACCTAAAATTACCGCACATCCGCTTAGCCATGGGAATGGGCAAGACCCTAG AATCACCAGTGAAGAAAACTGCTCTGTGTGCTGGTTCTGGGAGCAGTGTCCTGAAGGGAGTGGAAGCTGACCTCTATCTCACAG GAGAGATGTCCCACCATGATGTTCTGGATGCAGTCGCCAATGGGATAAGTGTTATTCTGTGTGAGCACAGCAACACTGAGCGAGGCTTCTTGACAGAGCTGCGTGACATGCTAGCTATCCACCTACAGAACAAAGTCAACATAATTGTGTCTGAGAAAGATAGAGATCCCCTCAAGGTggtataa
- the PPIL3 gene encoding peptidyl-prolyl cis-trans isomerase-like 3: protein MAVTLHTDVGDIKVELFCERTPKTCENFLALCASNYYNGCVFHRNIKGFMVQTGDPLGTGKGGNSIWGKKFEDEFSEYLKHSVRGVVSMANSGPNTNGSQFFITYGKQPHLDMKYTVFGKVIDGLETLDELEKLPVNEKTYRPLNDVRIKDITIHANPFAL from the exons ATG GCTGTCACGCTGCATACTGATGTAGGAGATATTAAAGTGGAACTGTTCTGTGAGCGTACACCAAAGACTTGCGAA aATTTCCTGGCTCTTTGTGCTAGTAACTACTACAATGGATGTGTATTTCACCGGAATATAAAGGGCTTCATGGTTCAGACCGGGGATCCATTAG GCACTGGGAAAGGAGGTAACAGCATCTGGGGCAAGAAGTTTGAAGATGAATTCAGTGAATACCTAAAG caCAGTGTCCGTGGAGTGGTTTCGATGGCAAACAGTGGTCCGAATACCAATGGATCGCAGTTCTTCATCACTTATGGCAAGCAACCGCACCTTGACATGAAGTACACTGTGTTTGGCAA agttATTGATGGCTTGGAGACCCTGGATGAGCTGGAGAAGCTGCCTGTGAATGAGAAAACCTACAGACCTCTTAATGATGTTCGCATTAAAGACATTACAATTCATGCCAACCCTTTTGCTCTGTAG